A stretch of Sulfurimonas autotrophica DSM 16294 DNA encodes these proteins:
- a CDS encoding ATP-binding protein, which yields MDSIFVNSKNVFLDTVNAKDYIQLNRVSTIYQSLKDSIEKPLKMILLFGKPGTGKSIFLTKLHNDLCQENNIYLYQTPILDENEFYKTLAQDIFNIKYNDTLNFTQFMKIVKDREIEQIPIVLLDEAQLYSETLMEKIRLLSDTRSIKFVITLHKTEKEDLIAKEHFQTRIWETFELENASTTELKIYIQKKLMKANCFDTANMFNTKTVNKIYKLTNGNYRDTNKLLYTLFDIYDTYEQNSRIYPINTTHIPNKFVEMAAIHTGLINA from the coding sequence ATGGACAGTATCTTTGTAAATTCCAAAAATGTTTTCTTAGATACAGTCAATGCAAAAGATTATATACAGTTAAACAGAGTGTCTACTATATACCAATCTTTAAAAGACTCAATAGAGAAACCTCTTAAAATGATACTCCTGTTTGGAAAACCGGGAACGGGTAAAAGTATATTTCTAACAAAACTCCATAATGATTTATGCCAAGAAAATAATATTTACCTCTATCAAACACCTATTTTAGATGAAAATGAATTCTATAAAACACTTGCACAAGATATATTTAATATAAAATATAATGACACGTTAAATTTCACCCAATTTATGAAAATTGTAAAAGATAGAGAAATAGAGCAAATTCCGATTGTTTTATTAGATGAAGCTCAGCTTTATTCTGAGACATTGATGGAAAAAATAAGGCTTTTGTCTGATACCAGAAGTATTAAATTTGTTATAACATTACATAAAACAGAAAAAGAAGATCTCATTGCAAAAGAGCACTTTCAAACCAGAATTTGGGAAACATTTGAGCTTGAAAATGCCTCAACTACAGAACTGAAAATTTATATACAAAAAAAACTTATGAAGGCAAACTGTTTTGATACTGCAAATATGTTTAATACAAAAACAGTAAATAAAATTTACAAACTTACAAATGGAAACTATAGGGACACAAATAAATTGCTTTATACACTCTTTGATATTTATGATACCTATGAGCAAAACAGCCGTATATATCCAATTAACACAACCCATATTCCAAATAAATTTGTAGAAATGGCTGCAATACATACAGGGCTCATTAATGCTTAA
- the mshL gene encoding pilus (MSHA type) biogenesis protein MshL produces the protein MKFIKTSVYTAMITVMLSTSSFADCSYELFSISSAKNTKIVDFIEQLSDECGFSIIVTDPNAKKFLNTKLNKTNLKNLTIDEVLNIILTEHNLSYTLENNLLKISYLKTKVFNIDYILSQRKSSGSTDVTLSSSSNSQQGSTAGGATASTSTQGGSESGTGGNSTSETGIQIVSSDEVKFWEQLDTEFQSVLNRPHDIYKATPPIINKNAGLITVTATDKQLKRFESYLKKLQDKVKLQVLIDVQLLSVTMSKGKSTGIDWKQLYALQNIKLSASTANYNNIGTTIPADGIITDTAAVGAGASQLLSMSASGQLTEVIKFLKTQGDVNSISNPKVLTLNNQPALITAGTEYFYKIISSTNQQGTGGGVAATTQNDTVNSVFAGVLLTITPEISDDKTITLKINPSLSETTTDISQTSNSGRDMPPDLNRRQLSSVVTVKDGNRIILGGLINSKNTSDTNQVPILGSIPVLGYLFKHEEIVKTVEELVIIIEPHIIHKEKDSISLSDLGYEGLSDDLLTLESASKEKKEVKLNQKDDEEKEGK, from the coding sequence ATGAAATTTATAAAAACATCGGTTTACACGGCTATGATTACCGTTATGCTTTCAACAAGTAGTTTTGCAGACTGTTCTTATGAACTTTTTAGTATCAGTTCTGCAAAAAACACTAAAATAGTTGATTTTATAGAACAACTTAGTGATGAATGTGGTTTTAGTATCATTGTTACTGATCCAAATGCCAAAAAGTTCTTAAATACAAAATTGAATAAAACAAACTTAAAAAATTTAACGATTGATGAAGTACTAAATATTATCTTAACAGAACACAACCTTTCTTATACACTTGAGAACAATTTACTGAAAATCTCTTATTTAAAAACGAAGGTATTTAATATAGACTATATTCTTTCACAAAGAAAAAGTAGTGGCAGTACTGATGTTACCCTCAGTTCTTCATCTAACTCCCAGCAAGGAAGTACAGCAGGTGGTGCAACTGCTTCAACTTCCACACAAGGTGGAAGCGAATCTGGAACAGGAGGCAATTCTACATCTGAAACAGGCATACAAATTGTAAGTAGTGATGAAGTGAAATTTTGGGAACAACTTGACACAGAATTTCAAAGTGTTCTCAACCGTCCACATGACATATATAAAGCAACTCCTCCAATTATTAATAAAAATGCAGGGCTCATTACTGTTACTGCAACTGACAAGCAATTAAAACGTTTTGAAAGCTATTTGAAAAAACTGCAAGATAAGGTAAAACTACAAGTTCTTATAGATGTACAGCTTTTGTCTGTAACAATGAGTAAAGGAAAATCTACAGGTATTGATTGGAAGCAGCTTTATGCACTTCAAAATATCAAGCTTTCTGCTAGTACAGCCAACTATAACAATATAGGTACAACAATACCTGCAGATGGTATCATAACTGATACTGCTGCTGTAGGTGCAGGTGCATCACAGCTATTAAGTATGAGCGCTAGTGGCCAACTGACAGAAGTTATCAAGTTCTTAAAAACTCAAGGAGATGTAAACTCTATATCAAACCCAAAAGTACTCACTTTAAATAATCAACCAGCACTTATTACCGCTGGAACTGAGTATTTTTATAAAATTATTTCTTCCACAAATCAACAAGGAACAGGTGGCGGAGTGGCTGCGACAACACAAAATGATACAGTTAATTCTGTATTTGCCGGTGTCCTTTTAACAATTACTCCAGAGATTTCGGATGATAAAACAATTACACTTAAAATAAATCCGTCATTGTCAGAAACAACAACAGACATTTCACAAACGTCAAATAGCGGAAGAGATATGCCTCCGGATTTAAACCGCCGTCAACTCTCTTCTGTTGTAACAGTTAAAGATGGTAATAGAATTATATTAGGTGGTCTTATTAACTCCAAAAACACAAGTGATACGAATCAGGTGCCGATTTTAGGCAGTATTCCTGTCCTTGGTTATTTATTTAAACATGAAGAAATAGTAAAAACTGTTGAAGAACTTGTAATTATTATAGAACCGCATATTATCCACAAAGAAAAAGATTCAATTTCACTCAGTGATTTAGGATACGAAGGTCTTAGTGATGATTTACTTACACTTGAATCAGCTTCAAAAGAAAAAAAAGAAGTCAAATTAAATCAAAAAGATGATGAAGAGAAAGAAGGTAAATAA